Part of the Gadus chalcogrammus isolate NIFS_2021 chromosome 22, NIFS_Gcha_1.0, whole genome shotgun sequence genome is shown below.
TTTGTCATTGCCTCTTGCTCTGGCGCACTTGCGCAGGCTCGCCTGTCACTCATTGTTTTTTCAGTCTGTCAATCTTTCCCCACTTCTGTCTCTTGCCTTTTGTCCACTTAATTACACATTATGATTGAATAGGGCTTCACCAATATTGCTAATCCACAGCCTATACAGATTCCAATCCAAATCTTCCAAGCACTGTTCGCAAGCACTGATTTGATCAATTAGTTTGACTAAGCGTAGACTTGGACTGTTGGTATAGTGTGATTATTGGCATAGACGGTCTTTCCCCATTAAGAGACGGACGTATTTCTTGGGACAATGAAGTTTGGCTGCTCTCCATACGGCGATTGTGGTCCAAAAAAAGGAGAGATTGCTCAGTCAATTGCGCAATAATTTGAGACGTCATTGCTCACCTCAAACATCTTTATGTGACATTGACATGAGATTGCAATGAAGTTTATCACTACATGTTTACTATTTTAATAAATTTGAGTGTTTCTGGTTGCCAGCATATTGGCTCATATTTCAGGTTGTGCTTCTACGTATAAGGCATTCTTACTCATGGAAAGCCTTCCTCTTTTGGCCAAACAAACCCTTGTTGTTTCGATATACGTGTCTGTTGCCTTACGAttgtctctcctccaccctgccacagagggatggagaggtggaggaggagaagagggagaagccCAAGGCGGTGTTCGAGGCAGAGAAACTGAAAGAGTTGACGGAGGCCGAAGTGGACGTCATCCATGATGTCATCAACCCCAACGGCATGCCCGTGCAGAACGGCCTGGACGTGGACGTGAAGGAGTTCGGGTATGTCTCAGCCCAGGGGAGGTGCgtgtgggggttggggtgtgtCTCAGCCCAGGGGAGGTGCGTGTGAGGGTTGGGGTGTGTCTCAGCCCAGGGGAGGTGCGTTTGGGGTAAATACAAGTAATCCGAATGAACTGCTTGTTTCTAGTTTTAAAGATTTTTTTCGAATTCTCGTTTTCTTCCTACTGTTGAGGAAGCCGGGGGTTGAAGCGTTTCATGCGCTGAGTGACGGCTGCTCGTTGTTCAGTTAACCTAGCGGTCACTCACTCTGTCCGGTGGTCCTCCCCTTAGCCGGCCCCAAGGCAACATGCCTCCCCCAGGCCAAGAGGGGGACCTCCTGGGCCCTGGAGGCGTGGGGCCAGAGGGCCTGGCCCccatggggggcgggggtcccAAGCCTCCCGAGGACTTCTCCGGCGTGGAGCAGGGCGGCGTCGGCATGGACCCCATGGAGTCCGTTATGGAGCCGCTACAGTTTGACTACAACTCCCAGATGCCCATGGACTCCGCCCCCACCGTGGGTCTGTTTGACTACGCCAACCAGCAGCAGGTAACGCTAGTAAGCTCTGTGGCACTTTGAAACCCATCAACGTCTCAATATTAAGGTCCGCTTCTGTAACGAGGGCGTCAACTCTCGATTGCTAAACTCCACAATCCTTTGTTGTGAGAAAAGTCAAATGAACATATTTTCTCTCAGAGTTGCAGATGCGTATGGCTATGTTatgcggcgtgtgtgtgtgtgtgtgtggttagctGTTTCAGAGGAACAACGCCCTGGCTGTACAGCAGCTCACTGCCGCCCAACAGCAGCAGTACGCCCTGGCGGCCGCGCAGCAGTCCCACATCGGTGAGGGGCTCTGAGGGAGGCTGGTCCCCGCTGTAGCGCGCTCTGCGTGGGATCCTGATCGCTCATTTTCTACAGGAGTGCAATTAACTGAATTCATCGGAGAGCACTTGAAGCTCCATTTACTGCTCTCTCACTGACTTTAGTCCTCCGGTGTTGTTTTGTCTCGTGTGGAACCTCATTAGGGCTGGTTCTTAGATTCAATATTTTACTGTCCCTGACATAGGCCATTTATGCTTTTTTAAACTTTTATGCTTAAAGAAGCGACTAGATGAAATAGCTCATGCGTGTTGCTGTCAACTGCTATAACAATATCTCTCAACTCAGAAgatctttaaaaaatatgtttaggTTCCTGGAAAAGCTCCAGGATTAGTTGCTATAAAACGGTGCCCTGAGTGCCCTTATCTCATTTATTCAATAGCGGCTCCCAAGAATCCCATCCTGCTTCGGACAAACACGCTCTAATGGTCATGTTGTGCTGGTTAAAGACACCTGCACGTTATTTTCTTCCAACTGAAATaactataaataaatgaatacttctttctttcttactcaGGTTGTAGAGGATCAAATGTTTAGCATTAGACGGTGAGCGCTGATGCATGTCAGGCCCAGCCCAGTCGTAGTATCAGTAGGACCATGCCAGGTTTGTGTCGGCCCTTTGGCCCATGCTGACGCTCCCCGTCTGTGTGCTCCGTCAGGTCTGGCCCCGGCGTTCGTCCCCAACCCTTACATCATCAGTGCCGGCCCCCCGGGCTCCGACCCCTACGCCGCCGGCCTGGCCGCTGCAGCGACACTGGGTAGGGCTGAGGCTTACCCCCGACACCCCACGCACCTAATGTGACGGAGCCGGTCCACTGAGGCGCTGCATCCTGACCCACCCTGtccccacacacatactgctGTACAGGGTGGAAGGTTATTAataacaccagacacacactacCGTTCAATAGTCTGGGGTCATCCAGACTATTTCAATCTCTTTTATTCAAGTTTTCAGCTTTTTTAACACGATTGCACGAGGATTTTCTAATCGTCAATTAGCCTTTTAAAGCAATTGgctaaacaatgtaccattagaacacagATTCACTTGATGTTATCTttattgaaaaacaacaaactttTCTTTATAAACTAAGGGCATTTCTAAGTGTCTCCAAACATTTGAACGGTAGTGTTGATACTGTTGTGAAATATGTAAGGTTCTCAATAACATGAGTGACGTATATTTTATCAGGAGGTGTTTATAGCAGCCATTGTGTAGCCGTCGCGCTGGCTGAGCGGCGTGCTGTCGCTGGACTGGACGCAGAGTGCTCTAGCCCCCCGTCTCCCTGTGTACAGGCCCCGCCGTGATGCCTCCCCAGTACTATGGCGTGACCCCCTGGGGGGTCTACCCCGCCAGCCTGTTCCAACAGCaggcggccgccgccgccgccgccgccgccaacaaCTCGGCCAATCAGCAAGCGGCAAACCAGAGCCAGCAGAACCAACAGCAGGTATGCCCCGCCTGCTCGGCCTTCCATTGGTCGGGCTGCGCTGCCCGAGTGTCATCAGATGGAGTTTGGTTGTTCTTTGGTTCGGTTTCAAACGCCCGTTATATCTCTGTGAAGCTGTGTTTTCCATAGTGGTGTTTAGACCCTGGTAAGACGCTATCACCACCAGGATTTCAGCTGCCTCATGTGTGCTCATCACGTCCTCTGCTATTGCCCCCTCTCTCCAAGGTCATGCGGGGTGGCGGTAACCagcgacctttgacccccggTCAGGGACAGCAAGGCCAACAGAATGACCAGATGGTTGCCGCGGCAGCGGTCAACTCGGCCCTTGCCTTCGGTCAGGGTCTGGCAGCCGGCGTCCCTGGTGAGTCATGACCCCCCCCCTGTAAGACACGGTCGGCCATGTTGCAGCCATGTTGCAGCCATGTTGCGGCCCTCTCTGACGGtgccctcctccctccgccAGGCTACCCGGTCCTGGCCCCGGCGGCCTACTACGACCAGACGGGGGCCCTGGTGGTCAACACTGGAGGGCGGAACGGCCCCGTGCGCCTCATGGCCCCCGCCTCGGTCATCATATCTCCCTCCGCCGCACAAGCAGGTACAACACCTgatgctctgtctctgtctcaatcggtcactgtctgtctctccctctctctctgtcggcctgtctttgtctctctctctgtctctctccctctctgtctgtctctctgtctctgtctctctctttgtctttgtctctgtctgtctgtctctctctctccgtctgtctgtctctctctctgtctctctctctgtctttgtgtcaaTAGGTACGTTTCAGATGTCGGTAAAATGAGGCGTGGGATAATACATTCAAGactgtattcttttttttcttttatacatATGATATCAAATGCACTTAAGGAACAATTTAGTCTCCATAATTATGTCATTACTAATGGAAATCTGATTGCCAAGAAGATAGTCCAGGTAAATAATTAAACTGTCACTTCCCTTTACTATAGTGCAGCCTTTGAATCTAAGTGAAGATGACATTTAAgtaatttatttatatctacGTGATGATTTTCATCTCATTATGTAAAGGATTAGCATCCCTGATCGTCTCTTATCAGTGTTTATAAATGTCGACCAACTGACGTAAACTACCGTCTTAAAGTTTGGGTTGActtaaaaatgtattcaaatgtaaTTTTTAAGGAAAAGCACAGCACATGTTGTTGGCACAGCTGGAATCTGTGTAATAAATGAGTTTCATGGGAAACATGAAACAGTCTGAGCCCAGCCTTTTGAGCGGTAGCGTCTGTTACATTAATGCTGATCGCTGTCTCCGTCCAGTCGCAGCGGCCGCTGCCTCAGCcaacgggggcgggggcggcctcgggggcggggccaaCGGGCCCTTCCGCGGCATGcagtcccagcagcagcagcagcaggggggcccCGGCGGCGCGCTGGGCGGCAGCTCCTTCTacggctcctcctccctcagctcctcctcccagagctcctccctcttctctcagGGCTCCGGGCAGCCGGGCCCCGGCTCCGCCTCCCTGGGCTTCAAccagcccacctcctcctccctgggggCCACACTGGGGGCCACACTGGGCGGCTTTGGGACCGCAGGTAGGGACTACCGTAAGTAGGGCGcgtttgtttacttttttcttcttttttcacAAAACGGCGCGTACAGATGTAGGACCTACCATATTGACAATAGGAAATAATAAGAAATTGAATGCTACTTCAATATGCATAAACAATAGAAAATAAAGCttataaataacaaaacaaataaagatgCCGAAATCGATATCAGAGCAGGATCTGTTCTTTTTTGCAATATATTTGCCATATTGTAAAGGGAAATAACACAGCTCGGTCATAACGACCCTCTTCACCTAGTCAGGCATTCAGGTAACCTTTAAACCAGTTCCTCTGTAGAGGAATTGTTCTGCAcatctctatttatttattggttttTTTATTGATGTGCTTGCTGATGatctgaaaaataataaaaaatatatataaaaaatgctGTTGAATCTCCTGCTCAATAACGGTTGGAGCGTTACATTTATATCAATGGAAACAAATCAATCCGAGTGCTAGCCGCCTGAAAGTGTACCAAACTAATGCTGCGGTCAACATGGATTCAGGCAGAAGTTGGACTGCAAACCGCATATCACTGTAGTGGACCAGGGCAGGACGGTAATATTAGGGGAGGCAGGCAGAACAGCAGTAACGGTTGACTGCTTCGCCGTCCGAGGTTTGAATATTAAACGTTTTTGCGGTCCGCTGCAACCGCATTTGGATCACACCCTCACCCAAGGAGGAAACATGGGGTGAGAAGCTAATCATCTGGGATTTATAGATGACATGCATTTCTTGAATAGGGTTCATGATGATTCACGAAGTAACATGATTCACGAAATAATcctatttaatatatttatatttatatatatatattatatttaatatgcATAAAATATGTATCGTAAAAAGAAATCGAAAATCGTACCTTATGTATACCGTCATCTGATGTCGTGAAAGCCTGAAGAATTATGTGTATTAACCCCTCTaacctagcctggttctaccagactctcgtacttcacttaatttcatttcatttgtacagagagtctggacctaatcaattgacaaacgttaactcacttgaaggcgggtgtctgttgaagtttaaaatgattggatctgcccagtgccactctggatctgccataaccaatcactaacgtttggttgtgacgtatgtcatgcgccgggaatcacgcgcaggttgtacacaaaccaaacaccttgcgcgtctgcacgaaaatgtccgtcaacgacagctgcaggttttgttcgttgaatttaatttatcagcgaaaaattgcacattgtaaatcaactaccgacctacaacaacaactcaaactggagtacgactttatcgtcattgttctcagacacgccctctgttcgctgattgggggccgctgtggcggcaccagaaaaccaaattacatacagcaggtccagacctagtactgaagggaaattcaaattgagcggaagtacttaggcgggcggagccaggctacctcTACCCTCCATCAACTTCACTTTAAATTCAATGATTGCCAGGCTTCCCCAAAAAGGCCTTAACATTCGTTTTTGTCTCCCCCTAGTGGCGAACTCGAGCGGTGGCGGTGGCTCCAGGCGAGACTCCCTGACGGGCAGCAGTGACCTGTACAAGCGCACGCCCTCCAGCCTCACCCCTATTGGCCACGGAGGGTTCTACAACGGAACCCTGGGCTTCAGCTCCTCGCCCGGCCCAGTCGGCATGCCCCTCCCCAACCAgggcccctcccactccctcacaCCCCCGCCCTCCCTGTCCAATCACAGCTCCTCATCCAACCTGAAcctcggtgagtgtgtgtgtttctgtgtgcgtgccaATCACAATGTTTGCTCCGTTCAGTCGTCTCCAACGCCTTGTTATTATTTACTTAGGAACGCATCAATGGCATTTAAATCACAGCCTCTTTTCAGCCTGTGTTGTGAAGGATGTGAAAGCCATTTACATGCTAATGTGACAAGCAGTTATTACGGCGCTGGCTGGGCCGCCTGCGCTCAGATTAATTCCCTTACCTGGCAGACCAGCTGAACGTCTTCAACGCCGCACGCATTCCTAAATCAAACGGCTGGCCGCGAACCAGCAGGCGAGTGGAGAGGTGTTGGCACCCATTGCTCAACTCCAAAGGTCTTTTCAAGAGAGAAGTCTGTAACTAAAACAAATGGAGTCATTTCGCCGTGTCGGCAGTAATCGCGTAGCGATGCTGCGAGTACAGTCGCTGCCGGACAAGGATTAATGCCAGCCAAACAATTTCCATTCTACTGCAGTTATTTCTCCAGTGTTGCGTCCATGTGGTGCTTGTTACGTGAGCTCTGTTTCAGTTCCCAGAtgactcactcagtcactcagtcactcagtcactcagtcactcactcagtcactcactcactcactcactcactcactcactcactcactcactcactcactcactcactcactcactcactcactcactcactcactcactcactcactcactcactcactcactcactcactcactcactcactcactcactcactcactcactcactcactcactcactcactcactcactcactcactcactcactcactctcaattTGGGCTGATTGGCCAAACAAAGGAAAGGTTATTTTAACGTATACATTGTCTTACTTTATAGCCAGacgtgaaatgtaaaataaaggCAATTTGTTTTTACTCGTCATCCAATGAACTGTGCCGTGACATCCTGTGTCCCCTCCCCTGTGCAGGAGGTCTGACCAATGGCAGCGGGCGGTTCATCTCCGCCGCACCGGGCGCCGAGGCCAAGTACCGCAGTGCCGCCAGCTCcggctcctccctcttctcccccagCAGTCAGCTGTTCCCGTCGTCACGGCTACGCTACGGCATGTCGGACGTGATGCCGTCGGGCCGCAGCCGCCTGCTGGAGGACTTCAGGAACAACCGCTACCCCAACCTGCAGCTGAGGGACATCGCCGGGCACATCATGGAGTTCAGCCAGGACCAGCACGgcagcaggtacacacacctaacgcacacgtacgcacacacatggagtTCAGCCAGGACCAGCACGTCAGCAggaacacacactacacacctaacgcatgcacacacactctgtacaCATCTCATCTACACACACGTGCCCTATGCATATCTCAGGCGTGCCCATCTCATGCACGCCCACAAATGCCCTATACAAAtatcctacacacacgcacgcacactgtaCACATCTCATGCACACTATTCACTCAtctcatgtgcacacacatgagcCCTCAACCACATATGCGCTATACACGTCtcatgcatgcaaacacgcacTATTCACATGTCAAGCACGCACACGTCACACATGCGTCATCATGGTACTACCTGGAGCAGAAGAATGCGTACACGCGCATATTAACTTTCCACCAGTCGTGTAGCAGGTGTCTCAACCCAAATATTGTCTCCCTAATGGCAGAATGTGGACATTAGGGTCCAAACCTCCAACTTTTTGAGCGGGGATTCAAAAGGCCCTGCCCGCCAgagcaccctgccccccccccccccccctcccactcagaCAGTAAAAAGTAGGGACCTAATATTAAAGATGCATTCATCTCCTAGCGGTGGGCAGCAGGCATCGATCCAGGCATGTCGATACCAATGAAAACTCCACTCGCAAACAAAATTAATCTCCACCTTCGTCTGCCTCTGCTCGCTCTCTGAACCTGGATGGAGAAGAAATACAATCTATCCCCGGGCTGTCTGACTGCATTGCCTCGAAAACCAATCGCTGTTTTATTAACTCTCAAGCCCCATCCACGCACGCTAAAACCCCTTCTTGCTCCACCACTTAAAGGATGGTCTTGTCGTTTTTGCTGCTTTGTCGCACCACAGGTTGTCTGTAGGCTCGTCGACAGAGGGGATAGAATAACTATGTTGTTCCCCTTCAAGGCCACATTGAACCGTTCTGCACGTATCAATCTCCTTGTTCTCCCCTGTAACCCCCGCAGTCTTGCCCACCATCACTACTACCGTCCCTCCTAGCTATTCAAAGCACGCGCTGGCAGGCTCTTGTTTGTGTGAGGTTGAGGGGGTGGCCTTGGTAGTTGGTTTGTGTGAGGTTTGCCCTCCTCTCAGGAGTTGTTTAGTCAGGGCTGGTTCCGCTGCTCACTTACAGCTGCTCACTTAAGTAAATCAACTCTCTTCAACTACCTCTTCAAATATCTCTCTGACATAACATCAAACGGTTATGAATATAAAACCGAAAGGACACTACGTTTCAGAAATCTCCAGTACTTCAGCCAGTAAACAATATAAGGACAGTCAACATTGAATATAAAAACACTGTTACAagtttcagaaatctccattaGATGGCCAATAACAAATTAAGTTATCGAAGTAGCTCTGCTTGTCCACAGGTACTTTGTTGTGTAAAAGTTCTTTCTGTCTAGAACGAGCggcatatatatgcacacacaaagagttcttcaaattaattttaaattttcttttgttttcaacCCTTTTCTTGAATGTCGATCATCTTTTGACTCTGCCTGTTGCAGGGAGCGTAATACTGGGTCACACGGCTCGGTGTCGGCTTCTCTGTTCGTCGAGCACGTGTAGTGAACGCATAGCAGGGTCAGAAGGACGTAAAATCGACCTATTAtacctattataccaccagtgTGATGAgcagttacaagccgttttgagattctgcctcttctgacatcacaagcgggcgtgtccacctagatgtatgacggatagataagGAACGTTTGCTGCAGTCACttatgatgtcagaagaggcagaatctcaaaacggcttgtaacggctaaccacactcgcacctggtggtataatatgtcgcCTTTTTAAAGTAAAACAAAGTTAGGAAATATCTATTGATAGCCATTTCTCTCTCGTCCCCCA
Proteins encoded:
- the LOC130375750 gene encoding pumilio homolog 1-like isoform X1 is translated as MSSVCVLKRKAVLWQDSFSPHIRTTTPSMPVVLSSGGHAPPTGQVPQAPPPSQQGVAGSGRSQDDAMVDYFFQRQHGEQPGKHRWPTGDNIHDSQVRSMDELNHDCQALALEGRTMGEQLLTGKKFWEADDSGKDGPKGIFLDQWRDSAWGASDHSMSQPIMVTRRPGQGFHGGGEVGVGSVMSPRSESGGLGVSMVEYVLSSSPADKLESCLRKGAYRDGEVEEEKREKPKAVFEAEKLKELTEAEVDVIHDVINPNGMPVQNGLDVDVKEFGRPQGNMPPPGQEGDLLGPGGVGPEGLAPMGGGGPKPPEDFSGVEQGGVGMDPMESVMEPLQFDYNSQMPMDSAPTVGLFDYANQQQLFQRNNALAVQQLTAAQQQQYALAAAQQSHIGLAPAFVPNPYIISAGPPGSDPYAAGLAAAATLGPAVMPPQYYGVTPWGVYPASLFQQQAAAAAAAAANNSANQQAANQSQQNQQQVMRGGGNQRPLTPGQGQQGQQNDQMVAAAAVNSALAFGQGLAAGVPGYPVLAPAAYYDQTGALVVNTGGRNGPVRLMAPASVIISPSAAQAVAAAAASANGGGGGLGGGANGPFRGMQSQQQQQQGGPGGALGGSSFYGSSSLSSSSQSSSLFSQGSGQPGPGSASLGFNQPTSSSLGATLGATLGGFGTAGRDYLANSSGGGGSRRDSLTGSSDLYKRTPSSLTPIGHGGFYNGTLGFSSSPGPVGMPLPNQGPSHSLTPPPSLSNHSSSSNLNLGGLTNGSGRFISAAPGAEAKYRSAASSGSSLFSPSSQLFPSSRLRYGMSDVMPSGRSRLLEDFRNNRYPNLQLRDIAGHIMEFSQDQHGSRFIQLKLERASSAERQLVFSEILQAAYQLMVDVFGNYVIQKFFEFGSLDQKLALAERIRGHVLSLALQMYGCRVIQKALEFIPSEQQVISEMVRELDGHVLKCVKDQNGNHVVQKCIECVQPHALHFIIDAFKAQVFALSTHPYGCRVIQRILEHCLPEQTLPILEELHQHTEQLVQDQYGNYVIQHVLEHGRAEDKSKIVAEIRGNVLGLSQHKFASNVVEKCVTHASRAERAVLIDEVCILTEGPHSALYTMMKDQYANYVVQKMIDVAEPTQRKIVMHKIRPHISTLRKYTYGKHILAKLEKYYMKNGVDLGPLCGPPNGIM
- the LOC130375750 gene encoding pumilio homolog 1-like isoform X4 translates to MSSVCVLKRKAVLWQDSFSPHIRTTTPSMPVVLSSGGHAPPTGQVPQAPPPSQQGVAGSGRSQDDAMVDYFFQRQHGEQPGKHRWPTGDNIHDSQVRSMDELNHDCQALALEGRTMGELLTGKKFWEADDSGKDGPKGIFLDQWRDSAWGASDHSMSQPIMVTRRPGQGFHGGGEVGVGSVMSPRSESGGLGVSMVEYVLSSSPADKLESCLRKGAYRDGEVEEEKREKPKAVFEAEKLKELTEAEVDVIHDVINPNGMPVQNGLDVDVKEFGRPQGNMPPPGQEGDLLGPGGVGPEGLAPMGGGGPKPPEDFSGVEQGGVGMDPMESVMEPLQFDYNSQMPMDSAPTVGLFDYANQQQLFQRNNALAVQQLTAAQQQQYALAAAQQSHIGLAPAFVPNPYIISAGPPGSDPYAAGLAAAATLGPAVMPPQYYGVTPWGVYPASLFQQQAAAAAAAAANNSANQQAANQSQQNQQQVMRGGGNQRPLTPGQGQQGQQNDQMVAAAAVNSALAFGQGLAAGVPGYPVLAPAAYYDQTGALVVNTGGRNGPVRLMAPASVIISPSAAQAVAAAAASANGGGGGLGGGANGPFRGMQSQQQQQQGGPGGALGGSSFYGSSSLSSSSQSSSLFSQGSGQPGPGSASLGFNQPTSSSLGATLGATLGGFGTAVANSSGGGGSRRDSLTGSSDLYKRTPSSLTPIGHGGFYNGTLGFSSSPGPVGMPLPNQGPSHSLTPPPSLSNHSSSSNLNLGGLTNGSGRFISAAPGAEAKYRSAASSGSSLFSPSSQLFPSSRLRYGMSDVMPSGRSRLLEDFRNNRYPNLQLRDIAGHIMEFSQDQHGSRFIQLKLERASSAERQLVFSEILQAAYQLMVDVFGNYVIQKFFEFGSLDQKLALAERIRGHVLSLALQMYGCRVIQKALEFIPSEQQVISEMVRELDGHVLKCVKDQNGNHVVQKCIECVQPHALHFIIDAFKAQVFALSTHPYGCRVIQRILEHCLPEQTLPILEELHQHTEQLVQDQYGNYVIQHVLEHGRAEDKSKIVAEIRGNVLGLSQHKFASNVVEKCVTHASRAERAVLIDEVCILTEGPHSALYTMMKDQYANYVVQKMIDVAEPTQRKIVMHKIRPHISTLRKYTYGKHILAKLEKYYMKNGVDLGPLCGPPNGIM
- the LOC130375750 gene encoding pumilio homolog 1-like isoform X2 gives rise to the protein MSSVCVLKRKAVLWQDSFSPHIRTTTPSMPVVLSSGGHAPPTGQVPQAPPPSQQGVAGSGRSQDDAMVDYFFQRQHGEQPGKHRWPTGDNIHDSQVRSMDELNHDCQALALEGRTMGELLTGKKFWEADDSGKDGPKGIFLDQWRDSAWGASDHSMSQPIMVTRRPGQGFHGGGEVGVGSVMSPRSESGGLGVSMVEYVLSSSPADKLESCLRKGAYRDGEVEEEKREKPKAVFEAEKLKELTEAEVDVIHDVINPNGMPVQNGLDVDVKEFGRPQGNMPPPGQEGDLLGPGGVGPEGLAPMGGGGPKPPEDFSGVEQGGVGMDPMESVMEPLQFDYNSQMPMDSAPTVGLFDYANQQQLFQRNNALAVQQLTAAQQQQYALAAAQQSHIGLAPAFVPNPYIISAGPPGSDPYAAGLAAAATLGPAVMPPQYYGVTPWGVYPASLFQQQAAAAAAAAANNSANQQAANQSQQNQQQVMRGGGNQRPLTPGQGQQGQQNDQMVAAAAVNSALAFGQGLAAGVPGYPVLAPAAYYDQTGALVVNTGGRNGPVRLMAPASVIISPSAAQAVAAAAASANGGGGGLGGGANGPFRGMQSQQQQQQGGPGGALGGSSFYGSSSLSSSSQSSSLFSQGSGQPGPGSASLGFNQPTSSSLGATLGATLGGFGTAGRDYLANSSGGGGSRRDSLTGSSDLYKRTPSSLTPIGHGGFYNGTLGFSSSPGPVGMPLPNQGPSHSLTPPPSLSNHSSSSNLNLGGLTNGSGRFISAAPGAEAKYRSAASSGSSLFSPSSQLFPSSRLRYGMSDVMPSGRSRLLEDFRNNRYPNLQLRDIAGHIMEFSQDQHGSRFIQLKLERASSAERQLVFSEILQAAYQLMVDVFGNYVIQKFFEFGSLDQKLALAERIRGHVLSLALQMYGCRVIQKALEFIPSEQQVISEMVRELDGHVLKCVKDQNGNHVVQKCIECVQPHALHFIIDAFKAQVFALSTHPYGCRVIQRILEHCLPEQTLPILEELHQHTEQLVQDQYGNYVIQHVLEHGRAEDKSKIVAEIRGNVLGLSQHKFASNVVEKCVTHASRAERAVLIDEVCILTEGPHSALYTMMKDQYANYVVQKMIDVAEPTQRKIVMHKIRPHISTLRKYTYGKHILAKLEKYYMKNGVDLGPLCGPPNGIM
- the LOC130375750 gene encoding pumilio homolog 1-like isoform X3, which codes for MSSVCVLKRKAVLWQDSFSPHIRTTTPSMPVVLSSGGHAPPTGQVPQAPPPSQQGVAGSGRSQDDAMVDYFFQRQHGEQPGKHRWPTGDNIHDSQVRSMDELNHDCQALALEGRTMGEQLLTGKKFWEADDSGKDGPKGIFLDQWRDSAWGASDHSMSQPIMVTRRPGQGFHGGGEVGVGSVMSPRSESGGLGVSMVEYVLSSSPADKLESCLRKGAYRDGEVEEEKREKPKAVFEAEKLKELTEAEVDVIHDVINPNGMPVQNGLDVDVKEFGRPQGNMPPPGQEGDLLGPGGVGPEGLAPMGGGGPKPPEDFSGVEQGGVGMDPMESVMEPLQFDYNSQMPMDSAPTVGLFDYANQQQLFQRNNALAVQQLTAAQQQQYALAAAQQSHIGLAPAFVPNPYIISAGPPGSDPYAAGLAAAATLGPAVMPPQYYGVTPWGVYPASLFQQQAAAAAAAAANNSANQQAANQSQQNQQQVMRGGGNQRPLTPGQGQQGQQNDQMVAAAAVNSALAFGQGLAAGVPGYPVLAPAAYYDQTGALVVNTGGRNGPVRLMAPASVIISPSAAQAVAAAAASANGGGGGLGGGANGPFRGMQSQQQQQQGGPGGALGGSSFYGSSSLSSSSQSSSLFSQGSGQPGPGSASLGFNQPTSSSLGATLGATLGGFGTAVANSSGGGGSRRDSLTGSSDLYKRTPSSLTPIGHGGFYNGTLGFSSSPGPVGMPLPNQGPSHSLTPPPSLSNHSSSSNLNLGGLTNGSGRFISAAPGAEAKYRSAASSGSSLFSPSSQLFPSSRLRYGMSDVMPSGRSRLLEDFRNNRYPNLQLRDIAGHIMEFSQDQHGSRFIQLKLERASSAERQLVFSEILQAAYQLMVDVFGNYVIQKFFEFGSLDQKLALAERIRGHVLSLALQMYGCRVIQKALEFIPSEQQVISEMVRELDGHVLKCVKDQNGNHVVQKCIECVQPHALHFIIDAFKAQVFALSTHPYGCRVIQRILEHCLPEQTLPILEELHQHTEQLVQDQYGNYVIQHVLEHGRAEDKSKIVAEIRGNVLGLSQHKFASNVVEKCVTHASRAERAVLIDEVCILTEGPHSALYTMMKDQYANYVVQKMIDVAEPTQRKIVMHKIRPHISTLRKYTYGKHILAKLEKYYMKNGVDLGPLCGPPNGIM